A section of the Desulfobaccales bacterium genome encodes:
- a CDS encoding carboxylesterase family protein, which produces MKHLTAKHSTLLTAVMGLALIVIMMTGTGFAQPAGADPALVRIDSGQVRGTAANGVIAFSSGNPAPTFPRTVSISTCGVRGLPRTSPCRFMVWIYGGALVRGAASIYPGEFLARQGIVVVSFNYRLGRFGFFAHPALAAEAPEALRGNYGHMDQIAALQWVKGNIAAFGGDPNNVTIAGESAGGEREEGHHRPGIIAHIEPLQFFGQHAVRLSAWT; this is translated from the coding sequence ATGAAGCACCTAACTGCAAAACACTCTACTTTGCTTACCGCAGTAATGGGACTGGCGCTCATCGTCATTATGATGACCGGAACCGGCTTCGCGCAGCCGGCCGGGGCCGACCCAGCGCTGGTGCGGATCGACAGCGGCCAGGTGCGCGGCACCGCTGCAAACGGGGTGATCGCCTTCAGCTCCGGGAACCCAGCACCAACATTTCCGAGGACTGTCTCTATCTCAACGTGTGGCGTCCGGGGTCTGCCGCGGACAAGCCCTTGCCGGTTTATGGTCTGGATCTATGGCGGCGCGCTCGTCAGAGGCGCTGCTTCCATTTATCCTGGAGAATTTCTCGCCCGGCAGGGTATCGTGGTTGTCAGTTTCAACTATCGCCTTGGCCGCTTTGGATTTTTCGCCCACCCGGCGCTGGCGGCCGAGGCACCTGAGGCGCTACGGGGCAATTACGGTCACATGGACCAGATTGCGGCGCTTCAATGGGTCAAGGGCAATATCGCCGCATTCGGTGGCGATCCGAACAACGTGACCATCGCCGGGGAGTCCGCCGGCGGCGAAAGAGAAGAAGGGCATCATCGTCCCGGCATCATTGCGCACATAGAGCCGCTCCAGTTCTTTGGGCAGCATGCGGTAAGGCTATCGGCCTGGACATAG
- a CDS encoding heme-binding protein, which produces MAKKIDLETALRLIDAAKAKAKEIKVPMNIAVVDEGNNLVAFERQDGAWLGSINIAMNKAYTARAFNMETKTLAPLCQPGQPLYGIHASNDGRLIIFPGGIPLKDGDTVIGAIGVSGGAVEQDQAVAAAGAAAL; this is translated from the coding sequence ATGGCGAAAAAAATAGATCTTGAAACTGCCTTGCGCCTCATCGATGCGGCCAAAGCCAAGGCCAAAGAGATCAAGGTTCCCATGAACATCGCCGTGGTGGACGAGGGCAATAACTTGGTGGCCTTTGAGCGTCAGGACGGCGCCTGGCTGGGCTCCATCAACATCGCCATGAACAAAGCCTACACCGCCCGGGCCTTCAATATGGAGACCAAAACCCTGGCCCCCTTGTGCCAGCCGGGGCAACCGCTCTACGGCATCCACGCCAGCAATGATGGCCGCCTCATTATTTTTCCCGGGGGCATCCCTCTTAAAGATGGGGACACCGTGATCGGCGCCATCGGGGTGAGCGGCGGGGCCGTGGAGCAAGACCAGGCGGTGGCTGCGGCCGGGGCTGCGGCCCTATAG
- a CDS encoding RNA methyltransferase, whose translation MMIESRRKVEPEARVRLERVAIVLFRPQLPENIGAVARAACNMGINRLVLVQPLELHAERMAMMATGPSVRLLDTMEVHDDLAAALAPFQYIVGTTARLGGVRTDYASPREMASRLVSISAENEVALLFGPENWGLTNEELPFCHALVTIPTGECSSLNLAQAVMVMAYELFTAASPKPHYVPRLANSQELQVMYTMLQETLVKINFISHQNPEHWMFNVRRLFSRHGLRAGEAQVIKGICRQIDWYVGKRLEDMQK comes from the coding sequence ATGATGATTGAATCACGGAGAAAAGTTGAGCCGGAAGCGCGGGTGCGCCTGGAGCGGGTGGCCATTGTCCTGTTTCGGCCCCAGCTACCCGAGAACATTGGCGCTGTGGCCCGGGCCGCCTGCAATATGGGGATCAACCGCCTGGTGCTGGTGCAGCCCTTAGAGCTGCACGCAGAGCGCATGGCCATGATGGCCACCGGACCCTCGGTGCGTCTTCTGGACACCATGGAGGTCCACGACGACCTGGCCGCGGCCCTGGCGCCTTTCCAGTATATTGTGGGCACAACTGCCCGGTTGGGTGGGGTGCGCACCGACTATGCCTCCCCCCGGGAGATGGCTTCCCGGCTGGTTTCAATCTCGGCCGAAAACGAGGTCGCCCTGCTGTTCGGGCCGGAAAATTGGGGCCTCACCAACGAGGAACTGCCTTTCTGCCACGCCCTGGTCACCATCCCCACCGGCGAGTGCTCCTCTTTAAATCTGGCCCAGGCCGTCATGGTTATGGCCTATGAACTGTTCACCGCCGCCAGCCCCAAACCCCATTATGTCCCCCGCCTGGCCAACTCCCAGGAGTTGCAAGTCATGTACACCATGCTCCAGGAGACCTTAGTGAAGATCAACTTCATCAGCCACCAGAACCCGGAGCACTGGATGTTCAACGTGCGCCGCCTCTTTTCCCGCCATGGCCTGAGGGCCGGGGAGGCCCAGGTGATCAAAGGCATCTGCCGCCAGATCGACTGGTATGTGGGCAAGCGGTTGGAAGATATGCAGAAATAG
- a CDS encoding ferredoxin-thioredoxin reductase catalytic domain-containing protein encodes MKVEELYEILKKAQEPKGFYFNQDKARVWQLLEGLLTNKERYGYMCCPCRLAASNREWDRDIICPCVYRGPDVAEYGSCYCNLYVSKEWNAETSPHAYVPERRPLEKRFPL; translated from the coding sequence ATGAAAGTCGAGGAACTCTATGAAATCTTGAAGAAGGCCCAGGAGCCCAAGGGCTTCTATTTCAATCAAGATAAGGCGCGGGTCTGGCAACTCTTGGAGGGGCTTTTAACCAATAAGGAGCGCTACGGCTATATGTGCTGCCCCTGCCGGCTGGCTGCCAGCAACCGGGAGTGGGACCGGGACATCATCTGCCCCTGTGTTTACCGGGGGCCGGATGTGGCCGAATACGGCAGTTGCTATTGCAACCTCTATGTCTCCAAGGAGTGGAACGCTGAAACCAGTCCCCATGCTTACGTGCCGGAGCGGCGGCCCTTGGAAAAGAGATTCCCGCTGTAA
- a CDS encoding NADH-quinone oxidoreductase subunit B family protein gives MGIEEHLGYNVLTTTLEKLVDWGRKNSLWPATFGLACCAIEMICTAANRWDIARFGMEAFRASPRQADVIIIAGTVCKKMMPAIQRVYDQMSEPKWVIAMGACATSGGIFDSYAVVQGIDTYLPVDVYVPGCPPRPEGLLYGILKLHETILKDPFLTKQYKERLQLRREEAA, from the coding sequence ATGGGTATTGAAGAACATCTTGGCTATAACGTCTTGACCACCACCCTGGAGAAGCTGGTGGACTGGGGCCGGAAGAACTCCCTGTGGCCCGCCACCTTCGGCCTGGCCTGCTGCGCCATCGAGATGATCTGCACCGCGGCCAATCGCTGGGACATCGCCCGCTTCGGCATGGAAGCCTTTAGGGCCAGCCCCCGCCAGGCGGACGTGATCATCATCGCCGGCACCGTGTGCAAAAAGATGATGCCGGCCATCCAGCGGGTCTATGACCAGATGAGCGAACCCAAGTGGGTCATCGCCATGGGCGCCTGCGCCACCTCCGGCGGGATTTTCGACTCCTATGCCGTGGTCCAGGGCATCGACACCTACCTGCCGGTGGATGTCTACGTGCCCGGCTGCCCGCCCCGGCCGGAAGGTTTATTATATGGGATTTTGAAGCTCCATGAGACCATCTTAAAAGATCCCTTCCTGACCAAGCAGTACAAGGAACGCCTGCAGCTCCGGCGGGAGGAGGCGGCATGA
- the nuoD gene encoding NADH dehydrogenase (quinone) subunit D, which produces MNPAEPMKRTETMLLNVGPSHPSTHGVLRVLVELDGELIVSADPDIGYLHRGIEKMCEYRTYHKCLPLMNRIDYLAGEVNNFGFCLAVEKLLDVEVPKRAQYIRIMIAELTRIASHLFWLGTHGHDLGAMTPLFYAFREREKIMDLCEMASGARMFPLYFRIGGLAADLPEGFIPAAMEFVKSFPKLWQDYDNLLTKNVIWHQRTMDVGTMSAADALDWGWSGPMARGSGIDWDLRRDNPYSSYDEFEFEVPLGTQKGDTYSRYMVRMQEMLQANRIVEQALKKIAQTEPGDIKCADPRVSLPPKEKVYTDIASLINHFKLIQEGITPPKGEVYQCIEAPKGEMGFYIVSDGGPKPFRIKVRTPSFVVLASLDKLCQGRLLSDMIAMIGTMDIVLADVDR; this is translated from the coding sequence ATGAACCCAGCTGAACCCATGAAACGCACCGAAACCATGCTGCTGAACGTGGGTCCGTCACACCCCAGCACCCACGGGGTCCTTCGGGTCCTGGTGGAGCTGGACGGCGAGCTCATTGTCAGCGCCGACCCGGACATCGGTTACCTCCACCGCGGCATCGAGAAGATGTGCGAGTACCGCACTTACCACAAGTGCCTGCCCCTGATGAACCGGATTGACTACCTGGCCGGCGAGGTCAACAACTTCGGCTTCTGCCTGGCGGTGGAAAAGCTCCTGGACGTCGAGGTTCCCAAACGGGCCCAGTATATCCGGATAATGATCGCGGAATTAACCCGGATCGCCTCCCACCTCTTCTGGCTGGGCACCCATGGCCACGACTTAGGCGCCATGACCCCGTTGTTCTACGCCTTCAGGGAGCGGGAAAAGATCATGGACCTGTGCGAAATGGCCTCAGGCGCCCGCATGTTTCCGCTCTATTTCCGGATCGGCGGCCTGGCCGCTGACTTACCCGAGGGCTTCATCCCGGCGGCTATGGAGTTCGTCAAGTCCTTCCCCAAGCTCTGGCAGGACTACGACAACCTCCTGACCAAAAACGTCATCTGGCATCAGCGCACCATGGACGTGGGCACCATGAGCGCCGCAGACGCGCTGGACTGGGGTTGGTCCGGTCCCATGGCCCGGGGCTCCGGAATTGATTGGGATCTGCGCCGGGATAACCCGTACTCCAGCTATGACGAATTCGAGTTCGAGGTCCCCCTGGGAACTCAAAAGGGCGACACCTACTCCCGGTATATGGTGCGGATGCAGGAGATGCTCCAGGCCAACCGTATCGTTGAGCAGGCCCTGAAAAAGATCGCCCAGACTGAGCCCGGCGACATCAAGTGTGCCGACCCCAGGGTGTCTCTGCCGCCCAAAGAAAAGGTCTACACCGACATCGCCAGCCTGATCAACCATTTTAAATTGATCCAGGAAGGCATCACGCCGCCCAAGGGTGAAGTCTACCAGTGCATCGAGGCCCCTAAAGGCGAAATGGGCTTCTACATCGTCAGCGACGGCGGGCCTAAGCCTTTCCGGATCAAGGTCAGGACCCCTTCCTTTGTGGTGCTGGCCTCCCTGGATAAGCTATGCCAGGGCAGACTGCTGTCGGATATGATCGCGATGATCGGCACCATGGACATCGTCCTGGCGGACGTGGATAGGTAG
- the ndhC gene encoding NADH-quinone oxidoreductase subunit A, with protein MLIDYLPVLIYMVIAIGLVGVMVFLSEVLGKKKHFPAKDLPYECGMDPIGDARSRYTVRFYVIAMFFIVFDIEAIFFYPWAVIFKSLGWFGFVEMLVFIGILTVGLVYVWGKGALEWE; from the coding sequence ATGCTGATCGATTATTTACCGGTTCTGATTTACATGGTTATCGCCATCGGGCTGGTGGGCGTCATGGTGTTTTTGTCCGAAGTTCTGGGCAAAAAGAAGCATTTCCCCGCCAAGGACCTGCCGTACGAATGCGGCATGGACCCCATCGGCGACGCCCGCAGCCGCTACACGGTGCGCTTCTACGTCATCGCCATGTTCTTTATCGTGTTCGACATTGAAGCGATTTTCTTCTATCCCTGGGCGGTAATCTTCAAATCCCTGGGCTGGTTCGGGTTCGTCGAGATGCTGGTGTTCATCGGCATCCTGACGGTGGGCCTGGTGTACGTGTGGGGCAAGGGCGCCCTGGAGTGGGAATAG
- a CDS encoding NADH-quinone oxidoreductase subunit C: MKQALALLEEKFADEVVEVVEFRGDTTVIVKPEKIVEICTALKDGHDTGCKYLSMIAGMDYSPDSPRFGVVYNLYSHKHHSRITLKTRLADDQAPSIASVAAVWSTANWHEREIYDMMGIRFKGHPDLRRILMPGDWVGHPQRKDYPLRGM, encoded by the coding sequence ATGAAACAGGCCCTCGCCTTGCTCGAAGAAAAGTTTGCCGACGAAGTGGTGGAAGTGGTGGAGTTTCGCGGCGATACCACCGTCATCGTCAAGCCCGAGAAGATCGTAGAGATCTGCACCGCGCTCAAAGATGGTCATGACACCGGCTGCAAGTATCTCTCCATGATTGCGGGCATGGATTACTCGCCCGATAGCCCCCGGTTCGGCGTGGTCTATAACCTTTATAGCCACAAACACCACAGCCGCATCACCTTAAAGACGCGGCTGGCGGATGATCAGGCCCCGTCCATCGCTTCCGTCGCCGCAGTATGGTCCACGGCCAACTGGCACGAGCGCGAGATTTACGACATGATGGGCATACGCTTCAAAGGCCATCCGGACCTGCGGCGCATCCTCATGCCCGGAGACTGGGTGGGCCATCCCCAGCGCAAAGATTATCCCTTACGGGGAATGTAA
- a CDS encoding MTH938/NDUFAF3 family protein, translating into MHIDFYEFGLIRIDEQTFKNDVLIWPDRIKSDWWRQEGHLLQLDDVAEALAAAPQVLVVGQGDPGNMAVDPALAAYLRDQGVDLMVFPTKAACQVINDLSSKRRLAAALHLTC; encoded by the coding sequence ATGCATATCGACTTCTATGAATTCGGGCTAATACGGATAGACGAGCAGACTTTTAAGAACGATGTGCTGATTTGGCCGGATCGGATTAAGAGTGACTGGTGGCGCCAAGAAGGCCACTTGCTGCAACTGGACGACGTGGCCGAGGCTTTGGCCGCAGCCCCCCAGGTGCTGGTAGTGGGCCAGGGCGATCCCGGAAACATGGCGGTAGACCCGGCCCTGGCGGCTTACCTCCGGGACCAGGGGGTGGATCTGATGGTTTTCCCCACCAAGGCAGCCTGTCAGGTCATCAACGACTTGAGCTCCAAGCGTCGCCTGGCCGCGGCATTGCACCTCACCTGTTAA
- a CDS encoding glutaredoxin family protein, which translates to MPQCHVELYSLSTCSHCRDTKDLLNQCGINYDCVDVDQLEPEKRRTILEEIKKMNPQCTFPTLVAGEKVIIGFNEAEIKEALGIP; encoded by the coding sequence ATGCCGCAATGCCATGTGGAACTTTATTCCTTGAGCACCTGCAGCCATTGCCGGGATACCAAAGATTTATTGAATCAATGCGGCATTAACTATGACTGTGTGGATGTCGATCAGTTGGAGCCGGAAAAACGCCGGACCATCCTGGAAGAAATCAAAAAAATGAACCCTCAATGCACTTTTCCTACGCTGGTTGCGGGCGAAAAAGTCATTATCGGGTTTAACGAAGCTGAAATCAAGGAGGCTCTGGGGATTCCATGA
- a CDS encoding zinc ribbon domain-containing protein translates to MPIYEYQCAACGQVVERWQKISEAPLTECAACGGSLHKLISSCAFHLKGSGWYVTDYAGKNPASGASDNNDGAKAASSCSDSGDSKPAEATKTEASPAPKIK, encoded by the coding sequence ATGCCAATTTATGAGTATCAGTGTGCCGCGTGCGGCCAGGTAGTGGAGCGCTGGCAGAAAATTTCCGAGGCTCCCCTGACTGAATGTGCGGCATGCGGCGGTAGTCTTCATAAACTGATCAGTTCCTGCGCCTTTCACCTCAAGGGCAGCGGGTGGTATGTAACGGACTACGCCGGTAAAAACCCCGCCTCCGGGGCCAGTGACAACAACGACGGGGCCAAGGCCGCAAGCAGTTGCAGCGACAGTGGCGACAGTAAACCTGCGGAAGCGACCAAAACCGAGGCCTCTCCTGCGCCTAAGATAAAGTGA
- a CDS encoding YdcF family protein — MTLKKKNFRNPQDRDQEISSFRLFPFSPFRPASSSPFPPNLSLDGLIVLGARLNPENKPGRVARLRLVHALTLWHHCDSRVYMLLTGGCRPGSHCTEARAMADWALAWAGEHWGDDIRAALHPCLILEEASRSTAASARHTLPLVQTCGSRAVGLVTDSVHIHRARFLFQRHFRPHNIMVYPLPAQGLVRHYWRNRRYFWLSKLALREGGAWLKLLGRLAWLRP, encoded by the coding sequence GTGACTCTTAAAAAGAAAAATTTTAGAAACCCTCAAGACCGCGACCAAGAAATTTCCTCTTTTCGCCTTTTCCCCTTTTCGCCTTTTCGCCCTGCTTCTTCCTCCCCCTTTCCCCCCAATCTTTCTCTTGACGGCCTCATTGTTTTGGGGGCTCGCCTCAATCCTGAAAATAAACCTGGCCGGGTGGCCCGGCTGCGCCTGGTCCATGCCCTTACCCTCTGGCATCACTGCGATTCCCGGGTTTATATGCTCCTCACCGGCGGCTGCCGGCCCGGCAGCCACTGCACTGAGGCCCGGGCCATGGCGGACTGGGCCCTGGCCTGGGCCGGCGAGCACTGGGGCGACGATATCCGGGCAGCCTTGCACCCTTGTCTGATTTTGGAGGAAGCCAGCCGCAGCACCGCAGCTTCGGCCCGGCACACCTTGCCGTTGGTACAAACGTGCGGCAGCCGCGCCGTTGGTTTGGTGACGGACTCAGTCCACATTCACCGGGCCCGGTTCCTTTTTCAGCGTCATTTCCGCCCCCATAACATCATGGTGTATCCCCTCCCCGCCCAGGGCCTGGTGCGCCACTACTGGCGCAATCGCCGCTACTTTTGGTTATCTAAGCTGGCGCTCCGGGAAGGCGGCGCCTGGCTCAAGCTCCTGGGACGCCTGGCCTGGCTGCGGCCCTAA
- a CDS encoding RNA 2'-phosphotransferase, with product MSRLPKQLESLARMLTYILCHRPDEFGLVLSDDGFVPVKHLLQTLVAEPGWGFVRRHHLDQVVGLISPPVFEIVAEQIRSLNPEPASLRRPPGEPPPALLYVAIPPKAHPKVWEEGLKTPPDRDLVLTTTKDAAVKLGRRRAPHPILVIVQAQAADRRGLKFTGYGEGLYLAPPLPRDLLQLPPPPQAPDKPKPEKIQPPTPGSFFLDLPGTLPPAPKPKRGGKKEEPAWKAGTRKERRKGEKDKWRKG from the coding sequence ATGTCACGTCTGCCGAAACAACTTGAATCCCTGGCCCGGATGCTTACCTACATCCTCTGCCACCGGCCTGACGAATTTGGCTTGGTGCTCTCCGACGATGGCTTCGTCCCCGTCAAACACCTGCTCCAGACCCTGGTGGCCGAACCCGGCTGGGGTTTCGTGCGGCGGCACCACCTGGACCAGGTGGTGGGCCTGATCTCGCCCCCGGTGTTTGAGATCGTGGCGGAACAAATCCGCTCCCTTAACCCGGAGCCGGCCAGTCTCCGCCGCCCTCCCGGAGAGCCCCCCCCTGCCCTGCTCTATGTGGCCATCCCCCCCAAGGCCCACCCCAAGGTGTGGGAAGAGGGGCTGAAAACGCCCCCGGACCGGGATCTCGTCTTGACAACCACCAAGGACGCGGCCGTGAAACTGGGGCGCCGCCGCGCTCCGCATCCCATCCTGGTCATTGTCCAGGCCCAGGCCGCGGACCGGCGCGGCCTTAAGTTTACCGGTTACGGCGAAGGCCTGTATCTGGCCCCGCCCCTGCCCCGGGACCTGCTGCAACTGCCGCCCCCGCCCCAGGCCCCCGACAAGCCCAAACCGGAAAAAATCCAGCCGCCCACCCCCGGCAGCTTTTTTTTGGACCTCCCCGGGACGTTACCGCCCGCGCCCAAACCTAAACGCGGAGGCAAGAAGGAAGAGCCCGCCTGGAAGGCCGGGACTAGAAAAGAGAGGCGAAAAGGCGAAAAGGATAAATGGCGAAAAGGTTAA
- a CDS encoding Slp family lipoprotein has protein sequence MQIFWLILGLFLALAGCVPAISPTLQQEAAPPVGFAELTAHPEQYKGRLVILGGLVMSVQPWQKGSLLEVDQRQMDERLYPIGAASGGTFLVESDKWLNSTWYIPKSKVVVAGVVEGAKDGVLLLKARQVRYIEPPTWEKYYYPVPRDWYPPELEYWYTPPYWNPYIDGGRR, from the coding sequence ATGCAGATTTTCTGGCTGATTCTGGGGTTGTTCCTGGCTCTGGCGGGCTGTGTGCCGGCCATCTCCCCTACCCTGCAGCAGGAGGCCGCTCCCCCGGTGGGGTTTGCGGAATTAACCGCGCACCCGGAGCAGTATAAAGGCCGCTTGGTCATTTTGGGTGGCCTGGTTATGAGCGTACAGCCCTGGCAGAAGGGCAGCCTTTTGGAGGTAGACCAGCGGCAGATGGATGAACGGCTCTATCCCATCGGCGCCGCCTCGGGCGGGACTTTTCTGGTGGAAAGTGATAAGTGGCTGAACTCCACATGGTATATTCCCAAGAGCAAGGTAGTGGTGGCCGGAGTAGTTGAGGGCGCGAAAGATGGTGTGCTTCTCCTCAAGGCCCGCCAGGTCAGGTATATAGAACCCCCCACTTGGGAAAAGTACTATTATCCTGTCCCCCGGGATTGGTATCCGCCGGAGTTGGAGTACTGGTACACGCCGCCCTATTGGAACCCCTACATTGACGGAGGACGCCGCTAA
- the nuoF gene encoding NADH-quinone oxidoreductase subunit NuoF, whose protein sequence is MEIKTPVSAALSPEQISAIAETVSRFKAVKGGLQPALHTVQGICGNWLPMEALKLISEGMDIPYAYLYGVMSFYTMFSPTPRGKYIIRMCESPPCHILGSDNLLEALKAELGIKAGETTGDGLFTLEHTACLGVCEVSPAMQINEVVFGRLTVERIKNIISDYRAGKTVDYRTLPRTTNPMSDYVSSGDEMVLLANVDQIDPLSLDAYLERGGYEGLKKALAMTQAEVVDTVKNSGLRGRGGAGFPTGLKWSFTMPNPTTPKYIVCNADEGEPGTIKDRYIMEGDPHRVLEGMAIAGYAVGATYGYIYVRGEYYLSMYRLNKAIADAEAKGLLGDNIQGTGFSFHIQVQTGGGSYVCGEETALIESIEGKRGNPRVKPPFPGVVGVWNKPTIVNNVESLASVPGIVVNGSEWYKAKGTADAAGTKIFQVVGQVKNPGIVEANCGMTVRELIDKYGGGVKEGRQFKTCQTGGSSFGFFKDEHLDTPMEYMAMAKAEGALGSGTMLVMDDTTCVVDVVKSILYFFQHESCGFCLPCRRGTRVLYELISKVAAGIGTQADLDRMISVSQIMVDSSNCALGMSPYFFIKTTIERFRDEYNAHLAGSCPLGVCKAEEPSH, encoded by the coding sequence ATGGAGATTAAGACTCCCGTCAGCGCCGCGTTAAGCCCCGAGCAGATATCCGCCATCGCCGAAACCGTCAGCCGCTTCAAAGCCGTCAAGGGGGGGCTGCAGCCTGCTCTCCATACGGTTCAGGGTATTTGCGGCAACTGGTTGCCCATGGAAGCCCTGAAGCTGATTTCCGAGGGCATGGATATTCCTTATGCCTATCTCTACGGCGTCATGAGCTTTTATACGATGTTTTCGCCGACGCCCCGGGGAAAGTACATCATCCGCATGTGCGAGTCGCCCCCCTGCCACATCCTGGGGTCCGACAACCTCCTGGAAGCTCTCAAAGCCGAACTGGGCATCAAAGCCGGTGAAACCACCGGCGACGGTCTGTTCACCCTGGAGCACACCGCCTGCTTAGGCGTCTGCGAAGTCTCCCCGGCCATGCAGATCAACGAGGTGGTCTTCGGGCGGCTTACGGTCGAGCGCATCAAGAATATTATCAGCGACTATCGCGCCGGCAAGACCGTGGACTATCGGACGCTCCCCCGCACTACGAATCCCATGAGCGATTATGTCTCGAGCGGTGATGAGATGGTCCTCCTGGCCAACGTGGATCAGATCGATCCTCTGAGCCTGGACGCCTATCTCGAACGGGGCGGCTACGAGGGCTTGAAGAAGGCCCTGGCCATGACCCAGGCCGAAGTGGTGGATACGGTGAAAAACTCCGGTCTCCGTGGCCGGGGCGGCGCCGGCTTCCCCACCGGGCTGAAGTGGTCCTTTACCATGCCCAACCCCACGACCCCCAAGTACATCGTCTGCAACGCCGATGAAGGCGAGCCCGGCACCATCAAAGACCGCTATATTATGGAAGGCGATCCGCACCGGGTGCTGGAAGGCATGGCCATCGCGGGCTACGCGGTGGGCGCCACTTACGGCTACATTTACGTCCGGGGCGAATATTATCTGTCCATGTACCGGCTGAACAAGGCCATTGCCGACGCCGAAGCCAAGGGCCTCTTGGGTGATAACATCCAGGGCACCGGCTTCTCTTTCCATATTCAGGTGCAGACCGGCGGCGGCTCGTATGTCTGCGGCGAGGAAACTGCGCTCATCGAGTCCATCGAAGGCAAACGCGGCAACCCCCGCGTCAAGCCGCCTTTCCCGGGTGTGGTGGGCGTCTGGAACAAGCCCACAATCGTCAATAACGTCGAGTCCCTGGCCAGCGTACCGGGCATCGTCGTCAACGGCTCCGAGTGGTACAAGGCTAAGGGCACCGCGGACGCCGCGGGCACCAAGATCTTCCAGGTGGTGGGCCAGGTGAAGAACCCCGGCATCGTCGAAGCCAACTGTGGCATGACCGTGCGCGAGCTCATCGACAAGTACGGCGGCGGCGTCAAAGAAGGCCGGCAGTTCAAGACCTGTCAGACCGGCGGCTCTTCTTTCGGGTTCTTTAAAGACGAGCATCTGGACACCCCCATGGAATACATGGCCATGGCCAAGGCTGAAGGCGCCCTGGGTTCCGGCACCATGCTGGTGATGGACGACACCACCTGCGTCGTGGACGTGGTCAAGTCCATCCTGTATTTCTTCCAGCACGAGTCCTGCGGGTTCTGCCTGCCCTGTCGCCGGGGCACCCGGGTGCTCTACGAGCTCATCAGCAAGGTGGCCGCGGGCATTGGCACCCAAGCCGATCTGGATAGGATGATTTCGGTCTCCCAGATCATGGTGGATTCGTCCAACTGCGCTTTGGGCATGAGCCCGTACTTCTTTATTAAGACCACCATCGAGCGCTTCCGGGACGAATACAACGCCCACCTGGCGGGAAGTTGCCCGTTGGGCGTCTGCAAGGCCGAAGAGCCTTCCCATTAA